A DNA window from Acomys russatus chromosome 7, mAcoRus1.1, whole genome shotgun sequence contains the following coding sequences:
- the Thrsp gene encoding thyroid hormone-inducible hepatic protein, translated as MQVLTKRYPKNCLLTVMDRYSAVVRNMEQVVMIPSLLRDVQLSAHGGSVQEGAPDLYTYFTMLKAICVEVDHGLLPREEWQAKVAGTEASEGENEAADTEEAEEDRISAELDLEAQFHLHFSSLHHILTHLTRKAQEVTRKYQEMTGQVL; from the coding sequence ATGCAAGTGCTAACTAAACGCTATCCCAAGAACTGCCTGCTGACGGTCATGGACCGGTACTCAGCCGTGGTGCGGAACATGGAGCAGGTGGTGATGATCCCCAGCCTTCTGAGGGATGTGCAGCTGAGTGCGCACGGAGGCTCGGTCCAGGAGGGGGCCCCTGATCTCTATACCTACTTCACCATGCTTAAGGCCATCTGTGTAGAAGTGGACCATGGGCTGCTGCCAAGGGAGGAGTGGCAGGCCAAGGTGGCCGGCACCGAAGCCAGCGAGGGTGAGAATGAAGCTGCTGACACAGAAGAGGCTGAAGAAGACAGGATCTCTGCGGAGCTGGACCTAGAAGCCCAATTCCATCTGCACTTCTCCAGCCTCCATCACATCCTTACCCACCTTACCCGGAAAGCCCAGGAAGTGACAAGGAAATACCAGGAAATGACAGGACAGGTCCTGTAG